In Mycteria americana isolate JAX WOST 10 ecotype Jacksonville Zoo and Gardens chromosome 3, USCA_MyAme_1.0, whole genome shotgun sequence, a single genomic region encodes these proteins:
- the HTR1B gene encoding 5-hydroxytryptamine receptor 1B: protein MEPAGPCQAPLLPANDSYHGRNCSAEEGIYQDATPLSGKIVLAVVLALVTLATVLSNAFVIATVYQTRKLHTPANYLIASLAVTDLLVSILVMPISTVYTVTGKWTLGQIVCDIWLSSDITCCTASILHLCVIALDRYWAITDAVEYSTKRTPKRAAGMIALVWVFSICISMPPLFWRQAKAEEVSHCVVNTDHVLYTVYSTVGAFYFPTLLLIALYGRIYVEARSRILKQTPKKAGKRLTRAQLITDSPGSSSSVTSINSKAPEGSSETGSPVYMNQVKVKVSDALLEKKKLTAARERKATKTLGIILGAFIVCWLPFFIISLVLPICKDACWFHMAIFDFFTWLGYLNSLINPIIYTMSNEDFKQAFHKLIRFRCTS from the coding sequence ATGGAGCCGGCCGGCCCCTGCCAGGCGCCGCTGCTCCCCGCCAACGACTCTTACCACGGCCGAAACTGCAGCGCCGAGGAAGGGATCTACCAAGATGCCACCCCCCTCTCCGGGAAGATCGTGCTCGCCGTCGTCCTGGCGCTCGTCACCCTGGCCACGGTGCTCTCCAACGCCTTTGTCATCGCCACGGTCTACCAGACGAGGAAACTCCACACGCCGGCCAACTATCTCATCGCCTCGCTGGCCGTCACCGACCTCCTCGTCTCCATCCTCGTCATGCCCATCAGCACCGTGTACACTGTGACCGGCAAGTGGACGCTGGGCCAGATCGTCTGCGATATCTGGCTGTCCTCGGACATCACCTGTTGCACGGCGTCCATCCTGCACCTCTGTGTCATCGCCCTGGACCGCTACTGGGCGATCACCGACGCCGTCGAGTACTCCACGAAACGGACTCCCAAGCGGGCAGCGGGCATGATCGCTCTGGTGTGGGTCTTCTCCATCTGCATCTCCATGCCCCCTTTGTtttggcggcaggcgaaggccgaGGAAGTCTCTCACTGTGTGGTGAACACGGACCACGTCCTCTACACCGTGTACTCCACGGTGGGAGCCTTCTACTTCCCCACTCTGCTGCTGATAGCCCTCTACGGGAGGATCTACGTGGAAGCCAGATCGCGGATTTTGAAGCAGACGCCAAAGAAAGCAGGTAAAAGACTAACGCGGGCTCAGTTAATCACAGACTCCCCGGGGTCGTCCTCCTCCGTCACGTCCATAAACTCCAAGGCCCCCGAGGGATCCAGCGAAACGGGCTCTCCCGTGTACATGAACCAGGTGAAGGTGAAGGTCTCGGATGCCCTGCTAGAGAAAAAGAAGCTCACGGCCGCTAGAGAGCGGAAGGCTACAAAGACTTTAGGAATTATTTTAGGAGCCTTCATCGTCTGTTGGCTGCCCTTTTTCATCATCAGCCTGGTGTTGCCTATTTGCAAGGACGCTTGCTGGTTCCACATGGCCATCTTTGACTTTTTCACGTGGCTTGGATATCTCAACTCCCTCATCAACCCCATCATCTATACTATGTCTAACGAAGACTTCAAACAAGCTTTCCACAAACTCATACGTTTCCGATGCACAAGCTGA